The Streptomyces sp. NBC_01353 genome contains a region encoding:
- a CDS encoding phosphotransferase codes for MPRSSETLAPPVGALLRRYHEAGEPLSCEPVTQGLLNRGYRLATTRGAYFLKQHLDAPTADRDTISRQHRATQRLHALGLPVAPPLADSAGRTVAVIGGRCYALHPWIDGRHRDGAQLSTGGSRRLGALLGHVHTCLEQVMESPPPGAEHESARPEDTFRLIDELLRLSRAGHPRTGFDALAEHRLLERRVLLAEHAHRRPPAAAAAGWVHGDFHPLNLLYRGAEPAAIVDWDRLGVQPRAEEAVRAAAIFFVRPAGELALEKVRAYARAYRRAVGADGAELASAVHRVWWERLNDFWILRWRYQLHDRRADPQFPAASALAVWWTREYEAVRDAFTG; via the coding sequence GTGCCGCGCTCATCTGAAACGCTTGCTCCGCCCGTCGGCGCCTTGCTTCGCCGCTACCACGAGGCCGGTGAGCCGCTCTCCTGTGAACCCGTCACCCAGGGCCTCCTCAACCGCGGCTACCGCCTCGCCACCACCCGGGGCGCCTACTTCCTCAAGCAGCACCTCGACGCCCCGACCGCCGACCGGGACACCATCAGCCGCCAGCACCGCGCCACCCAGCGCCTGCACGCCCTCGGGCTGCCCGTCGCCCCGCCGCTCGCGGACTCCGCCGGCCGTACCGTCGCCGTCATCGGCGGCCGCTGCTACGCCCTGCACCCCTGGATCGACGGCCGCCACCGCGACGGCGCCCAGCTCTCCACCGGCGGATCGAGGCGCCTGGGCGCGCTCCTCGGGCACGTCCACACCTGCCTGGAGCAGGTGATGGAGTCCCCGCCACCCGGCGCGGAGCACGAGAGCGCTCGTCCCGAGGACACCTTCCGGCTCATCGACGAACTGCTCCGGCTCTCCCGCGCCGGCCACCCCCGCACCGGCTTCGACGCGCTCGCCGAGCACCGGCTGCTCGAACGCCGCGTGCTCCTCGCCGAGCACGCCCACCGTCGTCCCCCGGCCGCCGCGGCGGCCGGCTGGGTGCACGGCGACTTCCACCCGCTGAACCTGCTCTACCGGGGCGCGGAGCCGGCAGCGATCGTCGACTGGGACCGCCTGGGCGTCCAGCCACGGGCGGAGGAGGCGGTCAGGGCCGCCGCCATCTTCTTCGTACGGCCGGCGGGCGAACTGGCCCTGGAGAAGGTGCGGGCGTACGCGCGGGCCTACCGGCGGGCGGTCGGCGCGGACGGGGCGGAACTGGCGTCCGCGGTGCACCGCGTGTGGTGGGAACGGCTCAACGACTTCTGGATACTGCGCTGGCGCTACCAGCTCCACGACCGAAGGGCCGACCCGCAGTTTCCTGCGGCGTCGGCCCTGGCGGTGTGGTGGACCCGCGAGTACGAGGCGGTACGCGACGCGTTCACGGGGTGA
- a CDS encoding pyridoxamine 5'-phosphate oxidase family protein — MSTEEIRAIELLHRVSYGRVATSMRAMPFVAPARHIVDDGGVLLRMHRGLGYHRACAGSVVAYGADNFDSGAENLWSVQFTGTAEVVEPTEEQLAAFGAAPQIVDGEPFDPIYMRIEPQFVTVHELDYTMERHLHHVA, encoded by the coding sequence ATGTCCACCGAGGAGATCCGCGCCATCGAGCTGCTGCACCGCGTGTCGTACGGCCGGGTGGCGACGAGTATGCGCGCGATGCCGTTCGTCGCACCCGCCCGGCACATCGTGGACGACGGCGGTGTCCTGCTTCGCATGCACCGGGGCCTCGGCTACCACCGGGCCTGCGCCGGCAGCGTCGTCGCCTACGGCGCGGACAACTTCGACTCGGGCGCCGAGAACCTGTGGTCCGTGCAGTTCACCGGCACCGCCGAGGTGGTCGAGCCGACCGAGGAGCAGCTGGCGGCCTTCGGCGCCGCCCCGCAGATCGTGGACGGCGAGCCCTTCGACCCGATCTACATGCGCATCGAGCCCCAGTTCGTGACCGTGCACGAGCTGGACTACACCATGGAGCGACATCTTCACCACGTAGCGTGA
- a CDS encoding response regulator transcription factor, which produces MREDGKIRVFLLDDHEVVRRGVHELLSVEDDIEVVGEAGTAADALVRIPATRPDVAVLDVRLPDGSGVEVCREVRSQNEDIKCLMLTSYADDEALFDAIMAGASGYVLKAIRGNELLSAVRDVAAGKSLLDPVATARVLERLRDGNNPKGDDKLANLTEQERKILDLIGEGLTNRAIGERLHLAEKTIKNYVSSLLSKLGMERRSQAAAYVARLQAERH; this is translated from the coding sequence GTGCGCGAAGATGGAAAAATCCGGGTATTTCTGTTGGACGACCACGAAGTCGTCCGGCGCGGCGTCCACGAGCTGCTCTCTGTGGAAGACGACATCGAAGTGGTCGGCGAGGCCGGTACCGCGGCGGATGCGCTGGTCAGGATCCCTGCCACCCGCCCGGACGTGGCCGTGCTCGACGTCCGACTTCCGGACGGCAGCGGCGTCGAGGTCTGTCGCGAGGTCCGTTCGCAGAACGAGGACATCAAGTGCCTGATGCTGACCTCGTACGCCGACGACGAGGCGCTCTTCGACGCGATCATGGCCGGGGCCTCGGGATATGTCCTCAAGGCCATCCGTGGCAATGAGCTGCTGTCGGCCGTGCGGGACGTGGCCGCCGGCAAATCCCTCCTCGACCCGGTCGCGACCGCCCGTGTCCTGGAACGTCTCCGCGACGGAAACAACCCGAAGGGTGACGACAAGCTCGCCAACCTGACGGAGCAGGAGCGCAAGATCCTGGACCTGATCGGCGAGGGTCTGACCAACCGGGCCATCGGCGAGCGGCTCCACCTGGCGGAGAAGACCATCAAGAACTACGTCTCCAGCCTGCTGTCGAAGCTGGGTATGGAGCGGCGCTCGCAGGCCGCGGCGTACGTGGCCCGACTGCAGGCGGAGCGCCACTGA
- the pdhA gene encoding pyruvate dehydrogenase (acetyl-transferring) E1 component subunit alpha has protein sequence MTVESTAARKTTRRSSGAKRTASASAGAKKSQTSEPELVQLLTPEGERVQHPEYDIDLSADELRGLYRDMVLTRRFDAEATSLQRQGELGLWASLLGQEAAQIGSARALRDDDYVFPTYREHGVAWCRGVDPANLLGMFRGVNHGGWDPNSNNFHLYTIVIGSQTLHATGYAMGVAKDGADSAVIAYFGDGASSQGDVAESFTFSAVYNAPVVFFCQNNQWAISEPTEKQTRVPLYQRAQGFGFPGVRVDGNDVLACLAVTRSALERARRGEGPTLVEAFTYRMGAHTTSDDPTKYRADEEREAWEAKDPILRLKAYLEREGNADAAFFEELEAESEALGKRVREAVRSMPDPDHMAIFENVYADGHALVDEERAQFAAYQASFAEEGN, from the coding sequence GTGACCGTGGAGAGCACTGCCGCGCGCAAGACCACGCGACGCAGCAGCGGCGCCAAGCGCACCGCCAGCGCCAGCGCGGGCGCCAAGAAGTCCCAGACTTCCGAGCCCGAGCTCGTTCAGCTGCTGACGCCCGAAGGGGAGCGCGTCCAGCACCCCGAGTACGACATCGACCTGAGCGCCGACGAGCTGCGCGGCCTCTACCGGGACATGGTCCTGACCCGCCGATTCGACGCGGAGGCCACGTCCCTCCAGCGTCAGGGCGAGCTGGGCCTGTGGGCGTCGCTGCTCGGCCAGGAAGCCGCGCAGATCGGCTCCGCCCGCGCGCTGCGCGACGACGACTACGTCTTCCCGACCTACCGCGAGCACGGTGTCGCCTGGTGCCGCGGGGTCGACCCCGCCAACCTGCTGGGCATGTTCCGTGGTGTGAACCACGGTGGCTGGGACCCCAACAGCAACAATTTCCACCTGTACACGATCGTCATCGGCTCGCAGACCCTGCACGCCACCGGCTACGCCATGGGCGTCGCCAAGGACGGCGCGGACTCCGCCGTGATCGCGTACTTCGGCGACGGCGCGTCCAGCCAGGGCGACGTGGCCGAGTCCTTCACGTTCTCCGCGGTCTACAACGCCCCGGTCGTCTTCTTCTGCCAGAACAACCAGTGGGCGATCTCCGAGCCCACCGAGAAGCAGACCCGTGTGCCGCTCTACCAGCGCGCGCAGGGCTTCGGCTTCCCCGGCGTCCGCGTCGACGGAAACGACGTCCTCGCCTGCCTGGCCGTGACCCGGTCCGCGCTCGAGCGCGCCCGCCGCGGCGAGGGCCCGACGCTGGTCGAGGCGTTCACCTACCGCATGGGCGCCCACACCACCTCCGACGACCCGACCAAGTACCGCGCCGACGAGGAGCGCGAGGCCTGGGAGGCGAAGGACCCGATCCTGCGGCTCAAGGCGTACCTGGAGCGCGAGGGGAACGCGGACGCCGCGTTCTTCGAGGAGCTCGAGGCGGAGAGCGAGGCGCTCGGCAAGCGCGTCCGCGAGGCCGTCCGCTCCATGCCCGACCCGGACCACATGGCGATCTTCGAGAATGTCTACGCCGACGGGCACGCGCTCGTCGACGAGGAGCGCGCGCAGTTCGCCGCCTACCAGGCGTCCTTCGCCGAGGAGGGCAACTAA